Proteins from one Microbacterium hatanonis genomic window:
- the uxaC gene encoding glucuronate isomerase — MPLPRRRDPDRLLPADPRTRDIARDLYRSVSDAPIISPHGHVPVEWLRDDTPFSDPADLLVTHDHYVTRLLHAAGVDYADLGLGGHAADPRDVWRILASHWHLFTGTASGYWLEEEFAEILGVEGAFGPDTADHFFDVISERLASPEYRPRALFEKFGIEVLATTDDPLDDLSAHASLRDVLPGRVLPTFRPDKYLDPDAELFASNIEALLGATAQPTSFAGYLRALKERRAHFIANGAVSADHGVQQPETADIDPLEASRLFDAVVEGSASVAGKAAFRAHMLLQMARMSVDDGLVMTVHAGVFRNHNSQTKRAFGSDTGHDLPVPTDFVRGLRPLLERYGLERNFHLVLFAVDETVYSREIAPLAGFYPSVFIGAPWWFLDAPDAMARFRSAVTETAGFSRSSGFIDDTRAFLSIPARHDTARRADAAFLARFVAEGRIQSRDAERVIADSVSGQPRRVFKL; from the coding sequence ATGCCTTTGCCACGACGTCGTGACCCGGATCGACTGCTGCCCGCCGATCCCCGCACACGCGACATCGCGCGAGACCTCTATCGCTCCGTCTCCGACGCGCCCATCATCTCGCCCCACGGACATGTCCCGGTCGAATGGCTTCGGGATGACACCCCGTTTTCGGATCCTGCCGATCTGCTCGTCACTCACGACCACTACGTCACTCGGCTACTGCACGCGGCAGGTGTCGATTATGCGGACCTCGGTCTGGGCGGGCACGCTGCAGACCCTCGCGACGTGTGGCGGATTCTCGCCTCTCACTGGCATCTCTTCACGGGTACCGCGTCGGGCTACTGGCTGGAGGAGGAGTTCGCGGAGATCCTGGGCGTAGAAGGCGCGTTCGGCCCCGATACCGCCGACCATTTCTTCGACGTGATCTCGGAACGACTCGCCTCGCCGGAGTACCGACCGCGGGCGCTGTTTGAGAAATTCGGCATCGAGGTGCTGGCCACAACCGACGACCCGCTCGATGACCTGTCGGCTCACGCATCGCTGCGTGACGTGTTACCCGGTCGCGTGTTGCCAACCTTCCGGCCAGACAAGTACCTGGACCCCGATGCTGAATTGTTCGCCTCGAACATCGAGGCGCTTCTAGGGGCCACGGCTCAGCCCACGTCATTCGCTGGATATCTGCGTGCGCTCAAGGAGCGCAGGGCGCATTTCATCGCTAACGGGGCGGTATCCGCAGACCACGGCGTCCAACAACCTGAGACCGCCGACATCGACCCCCTCGAAGCGAGCAGGCTTTTTGATGCGGTGGTGGAGGGCTCGGCATCTGTTGCGGGGAAGGCTGCTTTCCGCGCCCACATGCTTCTTCAGATGGCCCGCATGAGCGTCGACGACGGGCTCGTCATGACAGTGCACGCGGGAGTCTTCCGCAATCACAACTCTCAAACGAAGCGGGCGTTTGGCTCCGACACCGGTCACGACCTCCCGGTGCCTACGGACTTCGTGCGCGGACTTCGCCCGCTGCTCGAGCGCTACGGGTTGGAGCGCAACTTTCATCTCGTGCTGTTCGCGGTCGACGAAACCGTCTACTCGCGGGAGATTGCACCGCTCGCAGGCTTTTACCCGTCGGTATTCATCGGGGCACCATGGTGGTTCCTCGACGCGCCCGACGCAATGGCGCGCTTCCGCTCTGCCGTCACCGAGACCGCCGGCTTCTCCCGCTCGTCAGGGTTCATCGATGACACCCGCGCCTTCCTCTCGATTCCCGCACGGCACGACACAGCACGGAGAGCAGACGCCGCATTCTTGGCTCGGTTTGTTGCCGAAGGTCGTATCCAGTCGCGGGACGCAGAACGTGTCATCGCAGACTCCGTCTCCGGTCAGCCGCGGCGGGTGTTCAAACTATGA
- a CDS encoding carbohydrate ABC transporter permease encodes MTLTEDTTTLADESAPERKVPRRRLRLDQIGLYGLLTVAALSALLPLIWMISGSLQSLPELLANDSFLPAVPQWGNYITAWVDGDLGTYLRNSVVYTGSAVVGILLVSSLAGYALARLDFAGKGVFTFVILAVMIIPAPAMFLAQYKLLISLGLTNNPVGYILILITSGIPMSTLIMRSFFVSQPRDLEEAAALDGAGPLRIFWSVILPLARPGLAAVAVIQGLGAWNEYLMALALFDDNALMPIQRGLTAFTSAETPQQQILLAATTISIVPVVIFYLMAQRHIVKGIGAGAIK; translated from the coding sequence ATGACCCTCACAGAAGACACCACGACGCTCGCAGACGAGTCTGCACCGGAGCGAAAGGTGCCGCGTCGCCGCCTCCGGCTGGACCAAATCGGCCTATACGGCCTGCTGACCGTCGCCGCTCTCAGCGCCTTGCTACCTCTGATCTGGATGATCTCGGGGTCGCTCCAGTCGCTACCCGAGCTTCTCGCGAACGACAGCTTCCTCCCAGCGGTGCCGCAATGGGGTAACTACATCACGGCGTGGGTAGACGGGGATCTCGGAACCTACCTGCGCAACAGCGTCGTGTACACGGGTTCAGCCGTCGTCGGCATCCTGCTGGTTTCGAGCCTCGCTGGCTACGCACTCGCCCGGCTCGACTTTGCCGGCAAAGGCGTGTTCACCTTCGTCATCCTTGCGGTCATGATCATCCCGGCGCCGGCGATGTTCCTGGCCCAGTACAAGCTGCTCATCTCGCTCGGCCTCACCAATAACCCCGTTGGATACATCCTGATCCTCATCACTTCGGGCATACCGATGTCGACGCTCATCATGCGGAGCTTCTTCGTCAGCCAGCCCCGTGACCTGGAGGAGGCTGCCGCGCTGGACGGTGCCGGTCCCTTAAGGATCTTCTGGTCCGTCATTCTCCCGCTGGCCAGACCGGGGCTCGCCGCGGTCGCCGTCATCCAGGGACTGGGGGCGTGGAACGAATATCTGATGGCGCTTGCGCTGTTCGACGACAACGCTTTGATGCCCATTCAGCGAGGGCTGACAGCGTTCACCTCGGCCGAGACTCCCCAGCAGCAGATCCTCCTGGCAGCGACGACGATCTCCATCGTCCCCGTTGTCATTTTCTACCTGATGGCGCAGCGACACATCGTGAAAGGAATCGGAGCCGGGGCCATCAAGTAG
- a CDS encoding SDR family NAD(P)-dependent oxidoreductase yields the protein MTDNTSLTASSTIGEWLDHPKGGPLVRELLAQSGAREEMLAPMRGLPLQQLVAASGGQMPQSVVDDLVLAANDGVVPASSESTSGWTEQTTPGRFTGKTVVVTGAASGIGRATASRIAREGGRVIAVDVSQERLDDFKATHPSSDIVVVRADITSQEDVDAIVAAAGQRIDALANVAGINDDFSPAGETSDAVWDRVIAINLTGAFKVLRAVIPVMTAAGTGSVVNVASEAALRGNSSGNAYTVSKHGIIGLTKSAAFMYGPHGLRVNAVAPGGVATGIPMPPHMSAEGSARLQPFQAMIPTIATAEQLAASITFLLSDDGVNVNGAVLASDGGWSVQ from the coding sequence ATGACAGATAACACATCCCTCACCGCGTCCTCGACTATCGGCGAGTGGCTCGACCACCCCAAGGGAGGACCTCTCGTTCGTGAGCTGCTAGCTCAGTCGGGTGCGAGGGAGGAGATGCTCGCCCCCATGCGCGGCCTCCCCCTTCAGCAGCTTGTCGCAGCGAGTGGCGGCCAGATGCCGCAGTCGGTTGTCGATGACCTTGTTCTCGCTGCCAACGACGGCGTCGTTCCCGCGTCTAGCGAATCGACGTCCGGATGGACTGAGCAGACCACACCCGGCCGCTTCACGGGCAAGACGGTCGTAGTGACCGGGGCTGCATCCGGCATCGGTCGCGCGACGGCGTCGCGCATCGCCCGGGAAGGGGGCCGTGTCATTGCCGTCGATGTATCCCAGGAGCGTCTAGACGACTTCAAGGCAACTCACCCCTCCTCAGACATCGTCGTGGTCCGGGCCGACATCACCTCTCAGGAGGACGTCGACGCTATTGTCGCCGCCGCCGGCCAGCGCATCGACGCTCTCGCAAACGTTGCGGGCATCAACGATGACTTCTCCCCCGCGGGCGAAACCAGCGACGCGGTGTGGGATCGGGTCATCGCTATCAACCTCACCGGGGCGTTCAAAGTCCTGCGAGCCGTGATCCCTGTGATGACCGCAGCCGGGACGGGGTCCGTTGTGAACGTTGCGAGTGAGGCCGCGCTCCGCGGGAACAGCTCTGGCAACGCCTACACGGTGTCCAAGCACGGCATCATCGGCCTCACGAAGTCCGCAGCGTTCATGTACGGGCCGCATGGTCTTCGCGTGAATGCAGTGGCTCCAGGCGGCGTGGCGACCGGGATTCCTATGCCTCCCCACATGTCCGCGGAAGGCTCGGCACGTCTCCAGCCTTTCCAGGCCATGATTCCTACCATCGCCACGGCGGAGCAGCTCGCCGCCTCCATCACCTTCCTCCTCTCGGACGACGGCGTGAACGTTAACGGTGCGGTACTCGCCTCCGACGGTGGCTGGTCGGTTCAGTAG
- a CDS encoding mannitol dehydrogenase family protein — protein MTSPSLRRSAKAPTVRIVHLGLGAFSRSHTAWYTQRSVDGADWGIAAYTGRSRNLPDRLNAQFGVYTLVERDSDGDRPSVVSSVVRAHPGDDLPALMHDLAAPDTAVVTLTITEVGYRLTPSDEPDLDDPSVRADIAGLSAIATGDLALADARPTTAMGRLLLGFEARRRAGGGPLAVLSCDNLPDNGGRLRRGMSSWARNTAPELHRWIMANVAFASSSVDRITPRISDAEEDALRVRFDDLAPVVAEPFSDWVISGEFPAGRPDWESAGARFVDELEPWEARKLWLLNGAHTLLACQGLRRGHATVADAIADPACRAAVDALWDEAESALPDGLDIPAYRDALLSRFENPRIEHRLEQIARDTTTKVRLRIAPVAERERSLDRSAAACAFAFACWIFATEAGMLPSEERPTEARPTKDWVGAVSPALADDADFVHEVERAVHTLANNETATVV, from the coding sequence ATGACCTCCCCATCACTTCGGCGGTCAGCTAAGGCGCCAACCGTCCGGATTGTTCACCTGGGCCTTGGAGCCTTCAGCCGCTCTCACACTGCCTGGTACACCCAGCGAAGTGTGGACGGGGCCGACTGGGGCATCGCTGCTTACACCGGCCGCAGTAGAAACCTGCCGGACCGTCTCAATGCCCAATTTGGCGTCTACACGCTGGTCGAACGTGACAGCGACGGCGACCGCCCCAGCGTCGTCTCAAGCGTCGTGCGAGCGCATCCGGGGGATGATCTCCCCGCGCTCATGCATGACCTCGCTGCACCGGACACGGCGGTTGTGACACTCACAATCACCGAGGTGGGTTATCGACTGACGCCGAGTGACGAGCCGGATCTCGACGACCCGTCTGTGCGGGCGGACATCGCCGGTCTGAGCGCCATAGCGACTGGCGACCTCGCGCTCGCGGACGCGCGCCCGACAACAGCAATGGGGCGTCTCCTTCTCGGCTTCGAGGCTCGACGGCGTGCTGGAGGTGGTCCACTTGCCGTGCTCTCGTGCGACAACCTGCCCGACAACGGAGGCCGCCTCCGACGTGGCATGAGCTCATGGGCCCGCAATACTGCGCCCGAACTCCATCGGTGGATCATGGCGAACGTAGCATTCGCTTCGAGCTCAGTTGACCGAATAACACCTCGCATCTCCGATGCCGAAGAAGATGCATTGCGGGTGCGGTTCGATGACCTTGCTCCAGTAGTCGCAGAGCCCTTCAGCGACTGGGTCATCAGCGGGGAGTTTCCGGCCGGCCGTCCCGATTGGGAGAGTGCCGGCGCCCGTTTTGTCGACGAACTTGAGCCGTGGGAAGCGCGAAAGCTCTGGCTGCTCAACGGTGCGCACACGCTACTTGCTTGCCAGGGACTTCGGCGCGGGCACGCGACCGTGGCCGACGCCATCGCCGATCCCGCATGCCGCGCAGCAGTCGACGCGCTCTGGGACGAGGCCGAGTCCGCTCTCCCAGACGGCCTCGATATACCGGCCTACCGTGACGCACTACTCAGCCGGTTCGAGAACCCTCGCATTGAACACCGCCTAGAACAGATTGCTCGTGACACGACCACGAAGGTCCGTCTGCGCATCGCGCCAGTGGCGGAGCGAGAACGATCCCTAGACCGGAGTGCGGCGGCCTGCGCGTTCGCCTTCGCTTGTTGGATATTCGCGACCGAAGCCGGAATGCTCCCTTCCGAGGAGCGTCCGACGGAGGCCCGGCCCACCAAGGACTGGGTGGGCGCCGTGAGTCCTGCGCTCGCAGACGATGCGGACTTCGTCCACGAGGTTGAGCGGGCGGTCCACACCCTGGCAAATAACGAAACGGCCACGGTGGTCTAG
- a CDS encoding ABC transporter permease, which produces MLLYIAKRLGAGVVLALLVSFITFMLLSTSFEDVARTILGPSATPETVAGIMAARGWDRPAIVQYFDWLLHALRGDFGVSVYTSLPVAPSVIQRLTVTLSIIVPALLITAVVATFLGVWSASRGGIVDRISQGLSLVGYLVPGLLLAIGLVVIFAVQLKWLPATGFTPFSDNPAAWLRSITIPVIVLVIGGAANMTAQVRGRMIDELRKDYVRTLRTRGVSTNAIIVKHALRNAGSPALTVMSLEFIQMFGAALIIENVFALPGYGSFAFNASLQGDIPVILGITAFGTLLVIVVNLVTDLANGWLNPKARVR; this is translated from the coding sequence ATGCTCCTTTACATCGCGAAGCGACTCGGCGCCGGGGTCGTGCTTGCTCTCCTGGTTTCTTTCATCACCTTCATGCTGCTGAGCACGTCGTTCGAGGACGTTGCTCGAACGATCCTCGGTCCGTCGGCAACCCCAGAGACCGTGGCCGGCATCATGGCGGCGAGAGGGTGGGATCGCCCAGCCATCGTCCAGTACTTCGACTGGCTACTCCACGCGCTCCGCGGAGACTTCGGAGTGTCTGTCTATACCTCGCTGCCGGTGGCACCGTCAGTAATCCAGCGTCTCACCGTCACCTTGTCGATAATCGTGCCGGCGCTTTTGATTACCGCAGTCGTCGCTACGTTTCTCGGCGTATGGTCGGCGTCGCGCGGCGGCATCGTGGACCGGATCTCGCAGGGACTGTCGCTCGTCGGGTACCTCGTCCCCGGACTCCTCCTGGCAATCGGACTGGTCGTGATCTTCGCCGTGCAGCTCAAGTGGCTTCCGGCCACAGGCTTCACACCTTTCAGCGACAACCCGGCGGCCTGGCTTCGCAGCATCACCATTCCCGTGATTGTTCTCGTCATTGGGGGCGCAGCGAACATGACGGCACAGGTGCGAGGTCGCATGATTGACGAGCTGCGCAAGGACTACGTGCGCACACTGCGAACACGAGGCGTCTCCACGAACGCCATCATCGTCAAGCACGCATTGCGCAACGCTGGCAGCCCTGCACTTACAGTGATGTCGCTCGAGTTCATCCAGATGTTTGGTGCGGCTCTCATCATCGAGAACGTCTTCGCCCTGCCTGGCTACGGCAGTTTCGCGTTCAACGCCTCCCTGCAGGGTGACATCCCTGTCATCCTCGGCATCACCGCCTTCGGCACGCTGCTGGTGATTGTCGTCAACCTGGTCACAGACCTAGCCAACGGCTGGCTCAACCCGAAAGCGAGGGTCCGATGA
- a CDS encoding ABC transporter substrate-binding protein — protein sequence MKGLAALGALSATVMILAGCTGEAAPTSSSSGAAGPAPDLKISAVSAPNSLDPAQLVDGTQMYVWSSIYDTLLARDSATGELIPNAAESWEYNEDGTELTLKLVEGMTFSDGDPVTAESVVATMKRNMATPGIVQPRFSLVSDVAAEDDLTVKVSFTTYDPQFVYLLALGAGAIGNEDNLTDPSIATDPVGSGPYTLDVASTVPGTTYVLKKREDYWNADAYPFPSFTVRVLQDPTAAFNALQAGEINAGTVQAQVAPQLDPNSFTVTDVEAQAVAYLDVLDRAGDKWPALGDEKVRQAINYAIDREGILNGIYSGVGKVTQQVFNPAGEVYDEALNDTYDYDPAKGKELVEEAGYAGETFQIPSTFLTTSIEPTLSQAFSDIGLNLEWVAVPPQQAQSALQSGEYGLTFQITGFNSDPADAFTHYSVNGDRNPQHYTDATLDELFGTIDSTVEFSEALPTYKELNEYAVEQAWEAPIVFVGAKWATADGVSIVNYGGAPTTIRTFAFAG from the coding sequence ATGAAGGGTCTTGCCGCCCTCGGCGCCCTGAGCGCGACCGTCATGATCCTCGCGGGTTGCACGGGCGAAGCTGCGCCCACCTCTTCGTCCTCTGGCGCCGCAGGTCCCGCGCCCGATCTCAAGATCTCCGCGGTCTCCGCCCCGAACTCGCTCGACCCGGCACAGCTCGTCGACGGGACCCAGATGTACGTCTGGTCATCGATCTACGACACCCTTCTCGCCCGTGACAGTGCAACTGGCGAGCTCATCCCGAACGCGGCGGAGAGCTGGGAGTACAACGAGGACGGGACCGAACTGACCCTCAAGCTGGTCGAGGGTATGACTTTCAGTGACGGCGACCCCGTGACTGCGGAGTCCGTCGTCGCAACCATGAAGCGAAACATGGCCACGCCTGGCATCGTCCAGCCGCGGTTCAGTCTCGTCTCCGACGTCGCGGCCGAGGACGATCTCACAGTAAAGGTGTCGTTCACCACCTACGACCCCCAGTTTGTCTACCTGCTCGCGCTTGGGGCGGGGGCCATCGGCAACGAGGACAACCTCACCGATCCGTCGATTGCCACAGACCCCGTCGGCTCAGGCCCCTACACGCTCGATGTGGCGAGCACCGTCCCCGGCACCACGTACGTCCTGAAGAAGCGCGAGGACTATTGGAACGCTGACGCATACCCGTTCCCGAGCTTCACTGTGCGGGTGCTGCAGGACCCGACCGCGGCATTCAACGCACTGCAGGCCGGAGAAATCAACGCAGGAACAGTGCAGGCACAGGTCGCCCCGCAGCTGGATCCCAACAGTTTCACCGTCACCGATGTCGAGGCGCAGGCCGTCGCGTACCTCGATGTTCTCGACCGTGCAGGCGACAAGTGGCCGGCTTTGGGTGACGAGAAAGTTCGTCAGGCAATCAACTACGCCATCGACCGCGAAGGGATCCTCAACGGCATCTACTCCGGCGTGGGCAAGGTCACACAGCAGGTATTCAACCCCGCCGGCGAGGTCTACGACGAAGCGCTCAACGACACATACGACTACGACCCTGCCAAGGGCAAGGAACTCGTCGAGGAAGCCGGATATGCCGGCGAGACGTTCCAGATTCCGAGCACCTTCCTCACAACGTCTATTGAGCCGACGCTCTCGCAGGCGTTCTCCGATATCGGTCTCAACCTGGAGTGGGTTGCCGTACCGCCGCAGCAGGCCCAGTCTGCTCTCCAGTCGGGCGAGTACGGGCTGACCTTCCAGATCACCGGCTTCAACTCCGACCCGGCGGACGCGTTCACTCACTACAGCGTGAACGGAGACCGTAACCCTCAGCACTACACGGACGCGACGCTTGATGAACTGTTCGGCACCATCGACTCGACCGTCGAGTTCTCGGAGGCTCTGCCGACCTACAAAGAGCTGAACGAGTATGCAGTCGAGCAGGCATGGGAAGCGCCGATTGTGTTCGTAGGAGCCAAGTGGGCAACCGCTGACGGCGTCTCCATCGTCAACTACGGCGGCGCCCCGACAACGATTCGGACGTTTGCCTTCGCTGGCTAA
- the manD gene encoding D-mannonate dehydratase ManD codes for MRIDKAEVIVTSPDRNFVTLKLTTADGLTGLGDATLNGREMAVVAYLSEHVVPLLLGRDARRIEDTWQFLYRSAYWRRGPVTMAAIAAVDMALWDIKGKAAGMPVYELLGGASRNGLLAYGHASGRDNEELFDSVREHQAQGYRAIRIQSAVPGLKSIYGIASNATYEENSGVRYDHEPAQRGGLPNEEDWDTRSYLRHIPTVFEAVRNEFGPEVPLLHDGHHRMTPIQAAQLGKSLEPYDLFWLEDCTPAENQEALRLVRQHTTTPLAIGEIFNTVWDYQQIVREQLIDYVRSAVTHTGGITHLKKVLDYASQYQIKSGMHGPTDISPVGMAAAMHLGLSIHNFGIQEYMKHGEKTDAVFEQSYTWNDGFLHPGDKPGLGVELDVDEAGNYPYIRAYLPYNRLADGTVHDW; via the coding sequence ATGCGAATCGATAAAGCAGAAGTCATCGTCACCAGTCCCGACCGCAACTTCGTGACACTCAAGCTCACGACCGCCGACGGCCTCACGGGCCTCGGTGACGCAACGCTTAACGGCCGCGAGATGGCCGTTGTTGCCTACCTCAGCGAGCACGTCGTACCCCTATTGCTCGGTCGCGACGCACGGCGCATCGAGGACACCTGGCAGTTCCTCTACCGCAGCGCCTACTGGCGTCGCGGGCCGGTGACGATGGCTGCCATTGCCGCAGTCGACATGGCGCTCTGGGACATCAAGGGCAAGGCGGCAGGAATGCCGGTATACGAGCTGCTTGGAGGTGCTTCGCGCAACGGACTTCTGGCGTACGGACATGCCTCGGGCCGAGACAACGAAGAGCTGTTCGACAGCGTCCGTGAGCATCAGGCGCAGGGGTATCGAGCGATCCGCATCCAGTCGGCGGTTCCGGGACTCAAGTCGATCTATGGGATCGCCTCCAACGCAACGTACGAAGAGAACTCGGGCGTTCGGTACGACCACGAACCAGCGCAGCGCGGCGGACTACCCAACGAAGAGGACTGGGACACGCGCAGCTACCTGCGCCACATCCCGACCGTCTTCGAGGCCGTGCGCAACGAGTTCGGCCCCGAGGTGCCGCTGCTGCACGACGGGCATCACCGGATGACACCCATTCAGGCCGCGCAACTCGGCAAGTCGCTCGAGCCTTACGACTTGTTCTGGCTCGAAGACTGCACGCCCGCGGAGAATCAGGAGGCTCTGCGGCTCGTGCGCCAGCACACTACGACGCCCCTCGCCATCGGCGAGATCTTCAACACCGTCTGGGACTACCAGCAGATCGTCCGCGAGCAGCTCATCGACTACGTCCGGTCGGCGGTGACGCACACCGGCGGCATCACACACCTGAAGAAGGTGCTCGACTACGCCTCGCAGTACCAGATCAAGTCCGGCATGCACGGACCCACTGACATCTCCCCTGTCGGAATGGCCGCGGCGATGCATCTGGGCCTGTCCATTCACAACTTCGGCATCCAGGAGTACATGAAGCACGGCGAGAAGACCGACGCGGTGTTCGAGCAGTCCTACACCTGGAACGACGGCTTCCTTCACCCGGGAGACAAGCCTGGCCTTGGCGTCGAGCTCGATGTGGATGAGGCAGGCAACTACCCGTACATCCGCGCGTACCTCCCGTACAACCGTTTGGCCGATGGCACCGTCCACGACTGGTGA